Below is a genomic region from Flavobacterium ginsengisoli.
GCGAGTCTGATCCCAGAAGAACATTCTACAATAAATATAGAATTGCTTGCTGATGGAAAAAGAGAACTAAATTTAGTTTAAAACCTATAATAAATAATCGTAAAAAGAAAAATTCACCTCTTTATTGACAGGTATAATATTTCTTAACTTTTATCTTTGAGTATTAGCAGAATTTTTACATTAATTTTAAAACTTTTTACGTAATTTGTACTCCTTAATTTTTTGCATTATCCATGTCAATCACGTTAACTCCATTTACAAAACAACAATTAATACCGCAGGAAGAAAAACTTGAGGTTGGTCGTTTTAAAAGAGAACTTTTTATAGGAATTCCTAAAGAAACAAGTTACCAGGAACGTCGTATCTGTCTTACGCCCGATGCTGTAAATTCCTTAACTTACGCAGGTCACCGCGTTATGATTGAATCTGGAGCAGGAGAATGTTCGAGTTATACAGACAAAGAATATGCAGATGCGGGAGCAGAAATTACAAAAGACACCAAAAGGGTTTTTGGTTGCCCATTTCTATTAAAAGTAGAACCGCCAACTTTGGCTGAAATTGAAATGATAAATCCCGAAACGGTTATTATTTCTGCGATTCAGCTAAAAACTAAAAAGAAATCTTACTTCGAAGCTTTAGCCCAAAAGAAAATTACTGCCTTAGCTTTTGAATATATTAAAGACGAAGACGGATCTTATCCTGCTGTAAAATCTTTAAGCGAAATCGCCGGAACTGCCTCAATACTTATTGCTTGCAGAATTAATGATCACAGATGAATTTGGAAAAGGCCTTTTATTTGGAAACATTACAGGCGTTCCTCCTACCGAAGTTGTGATTTTAGGAGCTGGAACCGTTGGGGAATTTGCGGCAAAAACCGCTATTGGATTAGGCGCAAATGTTAAGGTTTTTGATAACTCTATTACAAAACTACGTCGTCTTCAAAACAATTTAAATCAAAGAATTTTTACTTCTACCATACAGCAAAAAGGTTTATTAAAGGCTTTAAGACGTTGTGATGTGGCAATTGGAGCAATGCGCGGAAAAGAACGTTGTCCGATTGTTGTGAACGAAACAATGGTAGAACATATGAAAAAAGGCGCTGTAATTGTTGACGTTAGTATTGATACTGGTGGCTGTTTCGAAACTTCAGAAGTAACTACTCACGAAAAACCAACATTTATTAAAAGCAATGTTTTACATTATTGTGTACCAAATATACCATCTCGTTATTCCAAAACTGCTTCATTATCAATAAGTAATATCTTAACACCTTACCTGCATCAGATAGCCGAAGATGGTGGTATTGAAAGCGCAATTCGATGCAATAAAGGCCTTAAAAACGGCATTTATCTTTATCACGGAATTCTAACAAATAAAGCAATTGGCGACTGGTTCGATTTGCCAGACAACGATATTAATTTACTTGTATTTTAAGAGAACTTTAATGTACCTTTGCAAAAATTTTATTTCATGAAGTTCGTACACCGTTTTGCATATTACCTGATTGGTCTCGTTATGGGATGTTTTATTGTATCAGGATTTTTTATCGGAAAAGATACCCGATGCAATTATTTTCCAAATGCTCGAGTTTTAAATAACCTTAGAACAAAACCATTTCAATATTCTCCAAAAGCCGTTCAGACTTTAAGTGAAAAATGGGTTGACACGGCAGATGTCAAAAACACATTAACTTATGGAGATGTCGATTTTGACCAAAGCAATGTTCCATTCAAAAAAGGAAAGCTTTATATTATTGAAGGAAAAACAGTAAAAAATCAGGAAATTATTCTAAAAGTGGTGAATTACGAAAATAAAGCCGTTTTGGAAGAAATCATAAAAAAATAAAAAGAAAACCCAATAACACGTTTAATGTTATTGGGTTTTCTTTTATAAGGAATATTTATCTAAAAGCACAAAGTCTTTTCCTTTGCAACTTTGTAACTAAAAAAATCACCATTCAATTTCTTTTAATCCTTTAGATTTCAAGAATTCATTTGTTTGGCTAAAATGTTTGTTCCCAAACCAGAAACCTCTATTGGCACTTAATGGAGAAGGATGTCCCGATTTTAAAATATGGTGTTTTGAAGCATCAATTAAAGTAGCTTTCTTTTGAGCAAAACCTCCCCAAAGTAAAAAGACAACATTTTCTTTTTCAGCAGAAATTTGTTTGATCACGGCATCAGTAAATTTCTCCCAACCTTTTCCTTGATGGCTCCCTGCTTCAGATTGTCTAACAGTTAAAGTAGCATTTAAAAGAAAAACGCCTTGATCTGCCCAACGTTCTAAATTACCCGTATTAGGCATTGGTATATTGAAATCATCCTGAATTTCCTTAAATATATTTTGAAGCGATGGCGGAAACGGAATTCCATCATTTACAGAAAAACACAATCCATTTGCTTGATTTGGCCCATGATAAGGATCTTGCCCGATAATAACCACTTTAACTTCATCAAAATGACAATGGTCAAAAGCTGAAAAAATCTGATTCCCTTTTGGATAACAAACTTTTGTTGCGTATTCCGTTTTTACAAATTCAATTAAATCGTTGAAATATGGTTTTTCGAATTCTTCATTCAAAACTGGTTTCCAAGAAGAATGCATTTTTACGTCCATAATTTTTTTTATGCGAATTTCAGAAATTATTACTTAAAATCATATTTACTAAAAAGAAAAATATCAAAAGTCAAAAAACAAAAATTAAAACGATAGCAAAGAAAAAAACTCATAATTCATAATTCATAATTCACAATTGATGAATGTTTTCGTACTTTTGCTTTTGCTTTCATAAAGAAATTAAATGATCAGTATTACAGAAAAAACATTACAAGACTTACAATTTCCAACTGTATTAGAAACCATTTCAGATGGTTGCAACACCGACATTGGAAAAGAAAAGGCTTTACAAATAAAACCATTTAGAGATAAAGAAGAATTAATGCAAGCTTTGATGCAAACATCAGAGTATGTGTCTTCTTTTCAAAATAATAACGCAATTCCGAATCACGGATTTGATGCCATTACGCATGAAATTAAGTTTTTAGCAATCGAAGACAGTTTTCTTGAAGTAGGAAGTTTTAGAAAAATCGCTAACCTTTCAGCGACAACAAATGTCTTATTGAACTTCTTAAAAAAATTCGATGACTACTATCCGAATCTAAATGCAAGGGCTTCTAGAGTAGAACTAACAAAAGACATTATCTCTGCAATTGATGCAATAGTTGATAAATATGGAGAAATAAAAGACAATGCTTCTCCTGCTTTAGCCGGAATTCGTCAGAATATGAATTTGGTTCGCGGAAAAGTGAATCAAAGTTTTGGCGTGGCTTTAACTCAATACAATAGCTTGGGTTATTTGGACGATATTAAAGAAAGTTTCGTGCAAAACCGTAGAGTTTTAGCTGTTTTAGCTATGTATCGTCGTAAAGTAAAAGGCTCAATTTTAGGAAGTTCAAAAACTGGAAGTATCGCATACATTGAACCAGAAGCTACTTTAAAATATTCTAGAGAATTAGCTAATTTAGAATACGAAGAAAAAGAAGAAATAACGCGAATCTTAAAAAATTTATCGAATGTCATTCGTCCTTTTCTTCCTTTACTAGTTGAATATCAAGATTTTTTAAGTGATATTGATGTAGTTGCTGGAAAAGCTAAATATGCAAATCGCATTAATGGAATCCTGCCAACAATTACCGAAGAAAGAAGATTGTTCTTTAGAGAAGCGTATCATCCAATTTTGTATTTGAACAACAAACAAAAACAAGAAGTTACGCATCCGCAAACCATTGAGCTAAAACAAGAAAACAGAATTATTGTAATTTCTGGACCAAACGCTGGAGGAAAAACTATTTCCTTAAAAACGGTAGGTTTATTGCAATTAATGTTGCAATCTGGAATTTTGATTCCAGTTCATGAAAGAAGCGAAACTTTCTTATTTGATAGAATTTTAACAGATATCGGAGATAATCAATCTATTGAAAATCATCTAAGTACATATAGCTATAGATTAAAAAACATGAATTACTTTTTAAAGAAATGTAATAAGAAAACCATGTTTTTAATTGACGAATTTGGTACAGGTTCTGATCCTGAATTGGGTGGAGCTTTGGCTGAAATTTTCCTAGAAGAATTTTATCACCGTGAAGCTTTCGGAATTATCACAACGCATTATTCTAATTTGAAAATTTTAGCAAACGAATTGCCATATGCAACGAATGCGAATATGATGTTTGATGAAAAATCTTTAGAACCGATGTACAAACTGGCTTTGGGTCAGGCAGGAAGCTCATTTACGTTTGAAGTCGCTCAGAAAAATGGAATTCCGTTTGGATTGATTAATCGTGCGAAAAAGAAAATCGAAGTTGGAAAAGTTCGTTTTGATAAAACCATCGCAACACTTCAAAAAGAAAGATCGAAACTGGAAAAAACTTCTTTAAATTTAAAAGAAGAAGAAACCAGAGCGCGTGAAGAGAGTAAGAAGATGGAAAACATCAATACGAGAATTCAGCAAAAATTAGAAAGCTATCAAGAATTGTACGACAGTAATCAAAAGATAATTTACATTGGACAAAAAATTGATGATATTGCTGAAAAGTATTTTAACAACAAAAACAAAAAAGAACTTATTGGTGAATTTTTGAAAATAGTTGAGATTGAAAATTCAAAACGTAAAAAAGCAACTCCAAAAGAAACTAAAGAAAAAGTTGAAAAGCAAAAAGAAATTATTGCTGAAGTAAAGGTAAAAGTTGAAGAAATACGAAAAGAGAAAAAAGAGAAAAAACTTAAACCAGTTGTTGAAAAACCAAAACCGATTTTAAAAATTGGTGATCGAGTAAGAATGCTTGACGGGAGATCTGTTGGAAGTATAGATGCTATCGAAAAAAATAAAGCGACAGTAAATTATGGTATTTTTACTTCTAAAGTAAGTTTGGATGAATTGGAATTGGTAGAAGCAGTTAAGAAATAAGTTTTCAGTCCTTAAAAATTGGTAAAAAAAATAAAAATAAAAATAAAGCGATTTAAGGGACGATTTTTATTTTTACATAAAAGAACATTCCTATTTTTTAAAAATAGATTTAAACTAATTTACTGATGTCGTTTTTGATTTCTAAAATTTATTAAAAAACAAAAATCAATAGACATTATAAATACAAGCAAAAACATATTAATTCCTGTTTTATTTATTTCAATTAAGAATTGAAATATAAAACTTGAAATACAAATTATAAAATGGAAAGTCTTCCAAAAAATAAAAAAATAGTTCTTTTTGACGGAGTTTGTAATCTCTGCAGTTCCGCTGTACAGTTTATCATCAATAACGACAAAAAAGATATTTTTAGATTTGTTGCACTGCAGTCTGATTTAGGAATTTCTATCTGTAAACATTTAGGAATTAGCTTTTCTAAAATGGATAGTATTATTTTATACGATCCTGGAACAGCATATTTTTACAAATCTTCTGCAATTCTTGAAATCGCTAAAAACTTTGGAGGCATTTGGAAATTAACTCCTATTTTTAGAATTGTGCCAATTTTTGTAAGCGATAAAATTTATGATTATGTTGCAAAAAACAGATACAATTGGTACGGCAAAAAAGAAAGTTGCATGATTCCAACTCCAGAATTGAAATCTAAGTTTTTGTAGAAAATTCCAATGTAAAAATTCCAAATTCCAAAAAGTAAAACTTCAGTGAACGTAATATTGTCATTTCGACGAAGGAGAAATCTTCGTGAGAAACTCGACAAAGATTGGATTCTCGTTGCGGAGTTACTTGTGAAGATTTCTCCTTCGTCGAAATGACAAACTTAACGTAAAAACCTATAAAATATAAAAATCCCAAGCTCCGATAAATTTGGAATTTGGGATTTTTTATTTGAAATTTATTAAAAAAATTATCTAATTAATTTTCTATATTTCAAACGTTTAGGAGTTAAATCACCGCCAAGACGTTTCTTTTTGTTTTCTTCATAATCAGAGAAACTACCTTCGAAGAAATAAACTTCAGAATCTCCTTCGAAAGCTAAGATGTGTGTACAAATTCTATCTAAGAACCATCTGTCGTGAGAAATAATTACAGCACAACCTGCAAAATTTTCTAAACCTTCTTCAAGTGCACGAAGAGTATTTACATCAAGGTCATTCGTTGGCTCATCCAGTAAAAGTACGTTTCCTTCTTCTTTCAAAGTCATTGCCAAGTGCAAACGGTTACGCTCTCCACCAGAAAGCATTGAAACTTTTTTGTTTTGCTCGCCGCCCCCAAAATTAAAACGAGATAAATAAGCTCTAGAATTTACTTGCTTTCCTCCCATCATAATCAATTCTTGACCATCTGCAAAGTTTTCCCAGATTGATTTATTTGGATCAATGTTCGAGTGTGACTGATCTACATAAGCAATTTTTACTGTGTCTCCAACAGAAAATTCTCCACTATCAGTAGCTTGTTCGCCCATGATCATTTTGAAAATAGTCGATTTACCAGCACCGTTTGGTCCTATAATTCCAACAATACCAGCTTGAGGCAAAGTAAAATTCAAATTATCATATAATAATTTATCACCAAAAGCTTTTGCAACATTTTTAGCTTCAATAACATTTGTTCCTAAACGTGGTCCATTTGGAATGTAGATCTCTAATTTTTCGTCTAGTTGTTTTTGATCTTCGTTTAATAATTTGTCGTAGTTCTGTAAACGTGCTTTTTGTTTTGTCTGACGACCTTTTGCTCCTTGACGAACCCACTCCAACTCACGCTCTAAAGTTTTTCTACGTTTAGAAGCCACTTTTTCTTCTTGAGCCAAACGGTTTGATTTTTGATCCAACCAAGAAGAATAATTTCCTTTCCAAGGAATACCTTCTCCTCTATCTAGTTCTAAAATCCATCCAGCAACATTATCTAAGAAATAACGGTCGTGTGTTACTGCAATTACAGTTCCAGAATATTGTGCTAAGTGTTGCTCTAACCAAAGAACTGACTCAGCATCAAGGTGGTTGGTTGGCTCATCCAATAGCAATACATCTGGTTGTTGCAATAACAAACGGCATAAAGCTACACGACGACGCTCACCTCCTGAAAGGTTTTTAATTGGCGTATCTCCTTCTGGAGTACGCAATGCATCCATTGCGATTTCTAATTTTGTATCGATTTCCCAAGCGCCAAGAGCATCAATTTTGTCTTGCAATGCTGCTTGACGGTCCATCAATTTATCCATTTTGTCTTGATCTTCGTAATATTCTGGAAGACCGAACAAATCATTGATTTGATTGTATTCTTCTAAAACTGCCATAGTTTCGGCTGCTCCTTCACGAACAATTTCGATAACTGTTTTAGAATCGTCAAGAATTGGTTCTTGCTCTAAATATCCTACTGTATAACCAGGCTGGAATACTACATCTCCTTGGTAGTTTTTATCAACTCCAGCAATAATTTTTAAAAGTGAAGATTTACCAGAACCATTAAGTCCCAAAATACCAATCTTAGCTCCGTAGAAGAAACTAAGGTAAATATTCTTAAGAACTGGTTTGTCTGCTCCTTGATAGGTTTTACTCAATTTCTGCATTGAGAAAATTACTTTCTTATCGTCTGACATTTTTTATTTTTTATTATATTATTTATTTTTTTTGAATTCTGACATCTTAAACTCTACCTTTCAGAGCATTGAAAACCCAAGCATTAGCAAGGAAACCTACTCCAACAGCACCAAATCCCCAACCTGA
It encodes:
- a CDS encoding DUF4258 domain-containing protein, whose protein sequence is MKFVHRFAYYLIGLVMGCFIVSGFFIGKDTRCNYFPNARVLNNLRTKPFQYSPKAVQTLSEKWVDTADVKNTLTYGDVDFDQSNVPFKKGKLYIIEGKTVKNQEIILKVVNYENKAVLEEIIKK
- a CDS encoding uracil-DNA glycosylase; this encodes MDVKMHSSWKPVLNEEFEKPYFNDLIEFVKTEYATKVCYPKGNQIFSAFDHCHFDEVKVVIIGQDPYHGPNQANGLCFSVNDGIPFPPSLQNIFKEIQDDFNIPMPNTGNLERWADQGVFLLNATLTVRQSEAGSHQGKGWEKFTDAVIKQISAEKENVVFLLWGGFAQKKATLIDASKHHILKSGHPSPLSANRGFWFGNKHFSQTNEFLKSKGLKEIEW
- a CDS encoding endonuclease MutS2; amino-acid sequence: MISITEKTLQDLQFPTVLETISDGCNTDIGKEKALQIKPFRDKEELMQALMQTSEYVSSFQNNNAIPNHGFDAITHEIKFLAIEDSFLEVGSFRKIANLSATTNVLLNFLKKFDDYYPNLNARASRVELTKDIISAIDAIVDKYGEIKDNASPALAGIRQNMNLVRGKVNQSFGVALTQYNSLGYLDDIKESFVQNRRVLAVLAMYRRKVKGSILGSSKTGSIAYIEPEATLKYSRELANLEYEEKEEITRILKNLSNVIRPFLPLLVEYQDFLSDIDVVAGKAKYANRINGILPTITEERRLFFREAYHPILYLNNKQKQEVTHPQTIELKQENRIIVISGPNAGGKTISLKTVGLLQLMLQSGILIPVHERSETFLFDRILTDIGDNQSIENHLSTYSYRLKNMNYFLKKCNKKTMFLIDEFGTGSDPELGGALAEIFLEEFYHREAFGIITTHYSNLKILANELPYATNANMMFDEKSLEPMYKLALGQAGSSFTFEVAQKNGIPFGLINRAKKKIEVGKVRFDKTIATLQKERSKLEKTSLNLKEEETRAREESKKMENINTRIQQKLESYQELYDSNQKIIYIGQKIDDIAEKYFNNKNKKELIGEFLKIVEIENSKRKKATPKETKEKVEKQKEIIAEVKVKVEEIRKEKKEKKLKPVVEKPKPILKIGDRVRMLDGRSVGSIDAIEKNKATVNYGIFTSKVSLDELELVEAVKK
- a CDS encoding thiol-disulfide oxidoreductase DCC family protein, coding for MESLPKNKKIVLFDGVCNLCSSAVQFIINNDKKDIFRFVALQSDLGISICKHLGISFSKMDSIILYDPGTAYFYKSSAILEIAKNFGGIWKLTPIFRIVPIFVSDKIYDYVAKNRYNWYGKKESCMIPTPELKSKFL
- the ettA gene encoding energy-dependent translational throttle protein EttA gives rise to the protein MSDDKKVIFSMQKLSKTYQGADKPVLKNIYLSFFYGAKIGILGLNGSGKSSLLKIIAGVDKNYQGDVVFQPGYTVGYLEQEPILDDSKTVIEIVREGAAETMAVLEEYNQINDLFGLPEYYEDQDKMDKLMDRQAALQDKIDALGAWEIDTKLEIAMDALRTPEGDTPIKNLSGGERRRVALCRLLLQQPDVLLLDEPTNHLDAESVLWLEQHLAQYSGTVIAVTHDRYFLDNVAGWILELDRGEGIPWKGNYSSWLDQKSNRLAQEEKVASKRRKTLERELEWVRQGAKGRQTKQKARLQNYDKLLNEDQKQLDEKLEIYIPNGPRLGTNVIEAKNVAKAFGDKLLYDNLNFTLPQAGIVGIIGPNGAGKSTIFKMIMGEQATDSGEFSVGDTVKIAYVDQSHSNIDPNKSIWENFADGQELIMMGGKQVNSRAYLSRFNFGGGEQNKKVSMLSGGERNRLHLAMTLKEEGNVLLLDEPTNDLDVNTLRALEEGLENFAGCAVIISHDRWFLDRICTHILAFEGDSEVYFFEGSFSDYEENKKKRLGGDLTPKRLKYRKLIR